One Streptomyces sp. NBC_00102 DNA segment encodes these proteins:
- a CDS encoding GNAT family N-acetyltransferase, whose translation MTIAPSSHPVVRLRVPTDEDALSWYRTFDDPEVMEFHGGRRAEFSVYEELTARQRRHDAELGFCLWTLTDEAGEVLGFTGAQPWPHATFGPVGAIEIGWRLGRAAWGNGYATVAARATLERVRAAGVDEVVAMIDSRNRRSVAVAERLGMRLAESYEITTGVPRTALCYRLGLGA comes from the coding sequence ATGACGATCGCGCCTTCCTCCCACCCGGTGGTACGCCTGCGGGTCCCCACCGACGAGGACGCCCTGAGCTGGTACCGGACCTTCGACGACCCGGAGGTGATGGAGTTCCACGGCGGCCGGCGCGCGGAGTTCTCGGTGTACGAGGAGCTGACCGCGCGCCAGCGGCGTCACGACGCCGAACTCGGCTTCTGTCTCTGGACGCTGACCGACGAGGCCGGCGAAGTGCTGGGCTTCACGGGCGCGCAGCCGTGGCCGCACGCCACGTTCGGACCGGTCGGAGCGATCGAGATCGGCTGGCGCCTGGGGCGCGCCGCCTGGGGAAACGGGTACGCCACCGTCGCCGCCCGCGCCACACTGGAACGGGTGCGGGCGGCGGGCGTCGACGAGGTCGTGGCGATGATCGACTCGCGCAACCGCCGCTCGGTCGCGGTCGCCGAACGGCTGGGGATGCGCCTCGCCGAGTCGTACGAGATCACCACCGGGGTCCCGCGCACGGCGCTCTGCTACCGGCTGGGGCTGGGGGCCTGA
- a CDS encoding demethylmenaquinone methyltransferase, with amino-acid sequence MTRASLEKQPHEVASMFDDVARRYDLTNDVLSLGQARLWRKEVAKAVDARPGQKILDLAAGTATSSQPFAQAGAYVVPCDFSIGMLKVGKERHPWMPFTAGDGTKLPFKDETFDAVTISFGLRNIQDTDAALSELYRVTKPGGRVVICEFSQPTWTPFRTVYLEYLMKALPPLAIAVSSNPDAYVYLAESIRAWPDQAGLATLLQKAGWSDVAWRNLTGGVVALHRGVRA; translated from the coding sequence GTGACCCGAGCATCCCTGGAAAAGCAGCCGCACGAAGTCGCCTCGATGTTCGACGACGTGGCGCGAAGGTACGACCTGACCAACGACGTGCTCTCGCTCGGACAGGCCCGGCTCTGGCGCAAGGAGGTCGCCAAGGCGGTCGACGCGCGCCCGGGGCAGAAGATCCTGGACCTGGCCGCCGGTACGGCCACCTCGTCGCAGCCGTTCGCGCAGGCCGGCGCCTACGTCGTCCCCTGCGACTTCTCGATCGGCATGCTGAAGGTCGGCAAGGAGCGCCACCCCTGGATGCCGTTCACGGCGGGCGACGGGACGAAGCTCCCGTTCAAGGACGAGACCTTCGACGCGGTCACCATCTCCTTCGGGCTCCGCAACATCCAGGACACCGACGCCGCGCTGAGCGAGCTGTACCGGGTCACCAAGCCCGGCGGCCGGGTCGTGATCTGCGAGTTCTCGCAGCCCACCTGGACGCCGTTCCGCACGGTGTACCTGGAATACCTGATGAAGGCGCTGCCGCCGCTCGCCATCGCGGTGAGCAGCAACCCGGACGCCTACGTCTACCTCGCCGAGTCCATCCGCGCCTGGCCCGACCAGGCCGGACTCGCGACCCTGCTGCAGAAGGCCGGCTGGTCGGACGTCGCGTGGCGCAACCTCACCGGCGGCGTGGTCGCGCTGCACCGGGGCGTACGCGCCTGA
- a CDS encoding SigE family RNA polymerase sigma factor, whose protein sequence is MSAKSFEDFARVNQRRLYRTAYLLCGNAENARDLTQTTLAKLFQHWRRVGAADSPHAYARTVLTRTYLAERRRRIRDLLAHTPVAPPAADISPELTVTLLSALAELPPRARAMVVLRYWEDLSVETVASLMRCSESTVKSQCSRSLARLREQLGDARTYTVQA, encoded by the coding sequence ATGAGTGCCAAAAGCTTCGAGGACTTCGCCCGCGTGAACCAACGCCGGCTGTACAGGACCGCCTACCTCCTCTGCGGCAACGCGGAGAACGCACGGGACCTCACGCAGACGACGCTGGCCAAGCTGTTCCAGCACTGGCGCCGGGTGGGTGCGGCCGACTCGCCGCACGCCTACGCCAGGACCGTGCTGACGCGCACCTATCTCGCCGAGCGAAGACGGCGCATCCGTGACCTCCTCGCGCACACCCCGGTGGCTCCGCCCGCCGCCGACATCAGCCCTGAGCTGACGGTCACCCTTCTGTCCGCCCTGGCCGAACTGCCACCCCGGGCGCGGGCGATGGTCGTCCTTCGCTACTGGGAGGACCTGAGCGTGGAGACCGTCGCCTCACTGATGCGGTGCAGCGAGTCCACCGTGAAGAGCCAGTGCTCCCGTTCTCTCGCCCGGCTGCGCGAGCAGCTCGGTGACGCCCGCACCTACACCGTCCAGGCCTGA